In Quadrisphaera sp. DSM 44207, one DNA window encodes the following:
- a CDS encoding Vms1/Ankzf1 family peptidyl-tRNA hydrolase, with product MDVTPLTEVLEPCAPATTVVVDLTAAEERAPDEVRLRWQDLRGRLAADGAPAEDLAAVDEVVTAPPGVGGAVSRYVAARGGRVLLEEVLVEGQRDGVGSGTVAPIVDLVPLLRYEQRHAPVVVVRADREGADAEVVTAAGAPPVETASTQGSTLHIRKVKVGDWAHPQFQRRSENLWQGDAEQAGAEVARLYREHAASAVVLSGDVRARQLVAEQLRELLPPGAPVVQVEGDRRADGASQVPVDLAVARGLDERAARTEDEAVQRWRAVHDDESTRDRSTADLFSTVDAVRAGQVEELLLVPAALTGAQVQLVELEQAVLPDGVGARLRWSSERPPGTA from the coding sequence GTGGACGTGACCCCGCTGACCGAGGTGCTGGAGCCGTGCGCGCCCGCCACCACGGTGGTCGTGGACCTCACGGCCGCGGAGGAGAGGGCGCCGGATGAGGTGCGCCTGCGCTGGCAGGACCTGCGCGGCCGCCTCGCCGCCGACGGCGCCCCGGCCGAGGACCTCGCGGCCGTCGACGAGGTCGTCACCGCCCCTCCGGGCGTGGGCGGCGCGGTCAGCCGCTACGTCGCCGCGCGCGGCGGCCGGGTGCTGCTGGAGGAGGTGCTCGTCGAGGGCCAGCGCGACGGCGTCGGCAGCGGCACCGTGGCCCCGATCGTCGACCTCGTGCCCCTCCTGCGCTACGAGCAGCGCCACGCGCCCGTCGTGGTGGTGCGCGCGGACCGCGAGGGCGCCGACGCCGAGGTCGTCACCGCCGCGGGCGCGCCTCCCGTGGAGACCGCGAGCACCCAGGGGTCCACGCTGCACATCCGCAAGGTGAAGGTCGGCGACTGGGCGCACCCGCAGTTCCAGCGGCGCAGCGAGAACCTCTGGCAGGGCGACGCCGAGCAGGCCGGGGCCGAGGTCGCCCGGCTCTACCGCGAGCACGCGGCGTCCGCGGTCGTCCTCAGCGGCGACGTGCGGGCCCGCCAGCTGGTCGCCGAGCAGCTGCGCGAGCTGCTGCCCCCCGGCGCGCCCGTGGTGCAGGTCGAGGGCGACCGGCGCGCGGACGGCGCCTCGCAGGTGCCCGTCGACCTCGCCGTGGCGCGCGGGCTCGACGAGCGCGCCGCGCGCACCGAGGACGAGGCGGTGCAGCGCTGGCGCGCCGTGCACGACGACGAGAGCACGCGCGACCGCAGCACGGCCGACCTGTTCTCCACCGTGGACGCCGTGCGCGCGGGCCAGGTCGAGGAGCTGCTGCTGGTGCCCGCCGCGCTGACCGGCGCGCAGGTGCAGCTGGTCGAGCTGGAGCAGGCCGTGCTGCCCGACGGCGTGGGCGCGCGCCTGCGCTGGTCGAGCGAGCGGCCTCCCGGCACCGCCTGA
- a CDS encoding SRPBCC family protein encodes MLTRRRSVPAPPAAVWSVLADGWTYPTFVVGASRMRDVDPGWPAPGTRLHHSAGVWPLVIDDTTSSVVAEPERRLELVARGWPAGEATVVFELEPQDGGTLVSLSEDARSGPGLLVPRPLRELALLPRNDETLRRLDHLARGRARQLPPPARG; translated from the coding sequence GTGCTCACCCGACGGCGCTCCGTGCCCGCCCCGCCCGCCGCCGTGTGGTCGGTGCTGGCCGACGGCTGGACCTACCCGACGTTCGTGGTGGGCGCCTCCCGCATGCGCGACGTCGACCCGGGCTGGCCGGCGCCCGGCACGCGCCTGCACCACTCCGCGGGGGTGTGGCCGCTGGTGATCGACGACACCACGTCGTCCGTGGTCGCGGAGCCGGAGCGCCGCCTGGAGCTGGTCGCCCGCGGCTGGCCGGCGGGGGAGGCCACCGTGGTCTTCGAGCTGGAGCCCCAGGACGGCGGCACGCTCGTCAGCCTCTCCGAGGACGCCCGCAGCGGCCCGGGCCTGCTCGTGCCCCGCCCGCTGCGCGAGCTGGCGCTGCTCCCGCGCAACGACGAGACGCTGCGCCGCCTCGACCACCTGGCCCGCGGCCGCGCGCGGCAGCTGCCGCCGCCGGCCCGCGGCTGA
- the tadA gene encoding tRNA adenosine(34) deaminase TadA — protein sequence MTAPSAADRQLVRLALERAATAPRTADVPVGAVVAAADGRVLAAAVNAREAAGDPTAHAEVLALRRAAQALGTWRLEGATLAVTLEPCTMCAGALVLARVTRLVFGAWDPKAGAAGSVWDVVRDRRLNHRPEVVGGVLEEECGQLLRTFFAGHRGPGAGGR from the coding sequence CTGACGGCGCCCAGCGCCGCGGACCGGCAGCTCGTGCGCCTCGCCCTCGAGCGGGCCGCGACGGCGCCGCGGACGGCGGACGTGCCCGTGGGCGCGGTCGTCGCCGCCGCGGACGGGCGCGTGCTCGCCGCCGCGGTCAACGCCCGCGAGGCGGCCGGCGACCCCACCGCGCACGCGGAGGTCCTCGCGCTGCGGCGGGCGGCGCAGGCGCTCGGCACCTGGCGGCTGGAGGGCGCCACCCTCGCCGTCACGCTGGAGCCGTGCACCATGTGCGCCGGCGCGCTCGTGCTCGCCCGGGTGACGCGGCTGGTCTTCGGCGCGTGGGACCCGAAGGCAGGTGCCGCCGGGTCGGTGTGGGACGTCGTGCGCGACCGGCGGCTGAACCACCGGCCCGAGGTCGTCGGCGGGGTCCTGGAGGAGGAGTGCGGGCAGCTGCTGCGGACCTTCTTCGCGGGGCACCGGGGCCCGGGGGCCGGGGGCCGGTAG
- a CDS encoding DUF1360 domain-containing protein, which produces MRDTDARLHRTADRLDPQEPAAGGADGADGADGSSAGRAGRSALARAGRWYSRVRDEYQHGGGQDDERPLTGYALLSTGYLAATGVAVGAVARRRRGAAPLPGPADMALLAVAVARTTRTVSKDAVLSHLRAPFTVFVGSQGSGEVLEQPRPGAVRHAVGELVTCPFCLGQWVGTAALVSYATAPRATRWAATLMTLVAASDALQFGYAALEKTTE; this is translated from the coding sequence ATGAGGGACACGGACGCGCGCCTGCACCGCACCGCCGACCGGCTGGACCCGCAGGAGCCGGCTGCAGGTGGCGCGGACGGCGCGGACGGTGCGGACGGGTCCTCGGCGGGGCGCGCCGGGCGCAGCGCCCTCGCGCGCGCCGGGCGCTGGTACTCGCGGGTGCGCGACGAGTACCAGCACGGCGGCGGCCAGGACGACGAGCGGCCGCTGACCGGGTACGCGCTGCTGTCCACCGGTTACCTGGCGGCGACCGGCGTCGCGGTGGGCGCCGTCGCGCGCCGCCGCCGCGGCGCGGCGCCGCTGCCCGGCCCCGCGGACATGGCCCTGCTGGCGGTCGCCGTGGCGCGCACCACGCGCACCGTCAGCAAGGACGCCGTCCTGTCGCACCTGCGGGCGCCGTTCACGGTCTTCGTCGGCTCCCAGGGCTCCGGCGAGGTGCTCGAGCAGCCGCGCCCGGGCGCCGTCCGGCACGCCGTCGGGGAGCTCGTGACGTGCCCGTTCTGCCTCGGGCAGTGGGTGGGCACCGCGGCGCTCGTCTCCTACGCCACCGCGCCGCGCGCCACCCGGTGGGCCGCGACGCTGATGACGCTGGTCGCCGCCTCCGACGCCCTGCAGTTCGGCTACGCCGCCCTGGAGAAGACCACCGAGTGA
- the upp gene encoding uracil phosphoribosyltransferase: MRVHVVDHPLVAHKLTALRDERTDSPTFRRLADELVTLLAYEATRGVRTEPVDVVTPVAPATGVRLRHPRPLVVPILRAGLGMLDGMQRLLPTAEVGFLGLVRDEQTLQATTYAHRLPEDLSGRQCYVLDPMLATGGTLAAAIRYLFDLGADDVTAICLLVAPEGIRTVESSFGADAPVTVVTAALDERLDENGYIVPGLGDAGDRLYGVV, from the coding sequence ATGCGCGTGCACGTCGTCGACCACCCGCTCGTCGCCCACAAGCTGACCGCCCTGCGGGACGAGCGGACGGACTCCCCGACGTTCCGCCGCCTGGCCGACGAGCTCGTGACGCTCCTGGCGTACGAGGCCACCCGCGGGGTGCGCACCGAGCCCGTGGACGTCGTCACGCCCGTCGCCCCGGCCACCGGCGTGCGGCTGCGCCACCCGCGCCCCCTCGTCGTGCCGATCCTGCGCGCGGGGCTGGGGATGCTCGACGGCATGCAGCGGCTCCTGCCCACCGCGGAGGTCGGCTTCCTGGGCCTCGTGCGCGACGAGCAGACGCTGCAGGCCACCACCTACGCCCACCGCCTGCCCGAGGACCTCTCCGGGCGCCAGTGCTACGTGCTCGACCCGATGCTCGCCACCGGCGGCACGCTGGCCGCGGCGATCCGGTACCTGTTCGACCTCGGCGCGGACGACGTCACGGCGATCTGCCTGCTCGTCGCGCCGGAGGGGATCAGGACCGTCGAGAGCTCCTTCGGGGCGGACGCCCCCGTCACGGTGGTCACCGCGGCCCTCGACGAGCGCCTCGACGAGAACGGCTACATCGTCCCCGGCCTCGGGGACGCCGGCGACCGCCTCTACGGCGTCGTCTGA
- a CDS encoding SigB/SigF/SigG family RNA polymerase sigma factor produces the protein MTAPDGPASSARERATEDLLARAAACQDEQEHQRLVDEVVVLNLPVARALASRFRDRGEQLDDLVQVASLALVKAAQGYQPGKGRGFLPYAVPTITGELRRHFRDRGWGVRPPRRLQELRLSLGSAAQELSQRIGRSPTVAELAEHLKVGQEEVIEALAAAQDYNLASLDAPMDGEADGVPLSATLGSEDGAIERVVDHVSVAPLLASLPERDRHILSLRFYRGWTQSQIAEDIGVTQMQVSRLLSRTLSRLRTQLEDEAA, from the coding sequence ATGACCGCGCCGGACGGACCCGCTTCCTCGGCCCGGGAGAGGGCCACCGAGGACCTCCTGGCGCGAGCGGCCGCCTGCCAGGACGAGCAGGAGCACCAGCGCCTCGTCGACGAGGTGGTCGTGCTCAACCTCCCCGTCGCCCGCGCCCTCGCCTCCCGCTTCCGCGACCGCGGCGAGCAGCTCGACGACCTGGTGCAGGTCGCCTCCCTCGCCCTCGTCAAGGCCGCGCAGGGCTACCAGCCCGGCAAGGGCCGCGGCTTCCTGCCCTACGCCGTGCCCACCATCACGGGCGAGCTGCGCCGCCACTTCCGTGACCGCGGCTGGGGCGTGCGCCCGCCGCGGCGGCTGCAGGAGCTGCGCCTGTCCCTCGGCAGCGCGGCGCAGGAGCTGTCCCAGCGCATCGGCCGCTCACCCACGGTGGCGGAGCTCGCGGAGCACCTGAAGGTCGGCCAGGAGGAGGTCATCGAGGCGCTGGCCGCGGCGCAGGACTACAACCTCGCCTCCCTCGACGCCCCGATGGACGGCGAGGCCGACGGCGTGCCGCTCAGCGCCACCCTGGGCAGCGAGGACGGCGCGATCGAGCGCGTCGTCGACCACGTCAGCGTCGCCCCGCTGCTCGCGTCCTTGCCGGAGCGGGACCGGCACATCCTGTCGCTGCGCTTCTACCGCGGCTGGACCCAGAGCCAGATCGCCGAGGACATCGGCGTCACCCAGATGCAGGTCTCGCGCCTGCTCAGCCGCACGCTCTCGCGCCTGCGCACCCAGCTGGAGGACGAGGCGGCCTGA